One genomic region from Microcystis panniformis FACHB-1757 encodes:
- a CDS encoding type II toxin-antitoxin system PemK/MazF family toxin, whose product MRGDIYLADLNPSRGSEQAGIRPVIIVEYNNIDRFTSTVVVIPLTSNLRRAQIPGTMVIPAGQGGLNQESVALCYQIVVIDRQRLQRQLGTLSSSYLQQLEEAMRYTLDLT is encoded by the coding sequence ATGCGAGGCGATATTTATCTAGCTGATTTGAATCCGAGTCGTGGTTCAGAACAAGCTGGTATTCGACCTGTTATTATTGTCGAATATAACAATATTGATCGCTTCACTAGCACTGTTGTTGTAATTCCATTAACCAGTAATTTACGTCGCGCACAAATCCCCGGAACAATGGTTATTCCCGCAGGACAAGGAGGTTTAAATCAGGAATCAGTAGCCTTATGTTATCAAATTGTTGTTATTGATAGACAACGACTTCAGAGACAGTTGGGGACACTTTCTTCTAGTTATTTACAGCAATTGGAAGAAGCGATGCGATACACATTAGATTTAACATAA
- a CDS encoding IS5-like element ISMae4 family transposase, whose product MFISKIMDYQNLSDEQFKRRFGVYKQTYRKMVESVKSVEADSNSPSKRGPKPKLSIEEQVLVTLEYWREYRTYFHIGTSWELSESTICRIVNKTEKMLLQSGNFRLKGKKALLNQAEIPVITVMDVTETPIERPQKKQKDFLGGKRGYHTLKSQLVADQNTEEIICVFCGKGRGHDFSLFKKSRVRFHPLTTSIEDSGYQGIAAYHSNSYTPKKKSKNRKLTELEKEYNKALAKERIIIEHINRKLKTFKILSCKYRNRRRRYSLRVNLLAAIYNCELGIGIAAS is encoded by the coding sequence ATGTTTATTAGCAAAATTATGGATTATCAAAACTTATCAGATGAACAATTCAAACGCCGTTTCGGTGTGTATAAACAAACCTATAGAAAGATGGTAGAATCAGTAAAAAGTGTTGAAGCCGACTCTAATTCACCATCTAAAAGGGGACCGAAACCTAAACTATCTATAGAAGAACAAGTTTTAGTAACGTTAGAATATTGGCGAGAATATAGAACATATTTTCACATTGGTACAAGCTGGGAACTATCAGAATCAACTATATGTCGGATTGTAAATAAGACGGAAAAAATGCTTTTACAATCGGGAAACTTCCGTTTAAAAGGAAAAAAAGCTTTACTCAATCAAGCAGAGATACCGGTCATAACGGTAATGGATGTAACGGAAACTCCCATTGAACGCCCCCAAAAGAAACAGAAAGATTTTTTGGGAGGTAAAAGAGGTTATCATACTTTAAAATCCCAATTAGTAGCTGATCAAAATACCGAGGAAATTATCTGTGTCTTTTGTGGGAAAGGTAGAGGTCATGATTTTAGTTTATTTAAAAAAAGTCGAGTTCGTTTTCATCCTTTAACTACCAGCATAGAAGACAGTGGTTATCAGGGAATAGCTGCATACCATAGTAATAGTTATACACCGAAAAAGAAATCGAAAAATAGAAAATTAACAGAGTTAGAAAAAGAGTATAACAAGGCTTTAGCCAAAGAAAGGATTATCATTGAACATATAAATAGGAAACTCAAAACCTTTAAAATCTTATCCTGTAAATATCGGAATCGTCGTCGAAGATATAGTTTAAGAGTTAACTTGTTGGCGGCTATTTATAACTGTGAGTTAGGGATAGGTATAGCAGCTTCTTAA